CGTCACCCATACATAGGAAGGGTCAGATTCAAACCCCCAACCTCCAAACTTGTCCATCAGGCTGCATTTTTTACAACTTCATTCAGTTCTTGACTATTTTAGTTTGCTCTCGGTCAGCCTCTCATGCTCAGAAGATTGCAAGTGGATTTTCAAAAGCTGTTTCCCTTAAAATGTACGATGAATGCCACTCCCATAATTCAAAACGACATTACACAAGGTGGCGTCTGTTGAGCGATTGTCTGTCCTCAACAGAGGAGGGTCGATATTCTCTGTGCAGTCTCGGTGATTGTGTGAGCAGAATACCAACGATGCAGAGTAAGTCTGCATGTTGTTCCTCCTCTAGCAGCTTATTTGACCTCCACCGGCCTGCTCGACACCACGGGGGAGCACATACGGCAGGAAGTGCTAAACTATTAGAGTCAAACACAGCTTTTATTTTCACCTAACACCGCAATCCGCAAAGCAGCTGAGGAATCGCTTTTTATTGCTTTTACTGTATTCATGTTTACCATTGGGAACCCAGTGCACTTTCTTCCTAATACACTGACGGCGATAACCTATAAAGGTGGTTGCAAACATAcagcttgtgtgtgtgggaaACCCTAATACCAGCAAATATTCATAATATACAATTATATTAGTAACTGCAGTATTATTTAAAGAGTACTCGATGGCTTGTTTTGGTGTAGCACTCTCTGCTGGTGTGGTGACGTCACTACAATAAACATGCTGGGGAAAGCCAGCTCTTTATCTCATTATCTAGCACAATCTAATGGGATTggatttataaaaataaaaaaatacaaaaagaaaattGGGATACAGCCAGAAACAAAATGAGTATTTCAAGAAATATGTtggatttttaatatatatattaaattatatattCGTTTTTTTGTATATAGAAATATACGCATATATTTTttctatgtatatatacatatacatacatgcatataaaaatatacatatatattatatatatatgtattatataATATGGATATAAGAAGTGATGGGTGACTCTTCCATTCAGGAGCTCACGAGCTGGAACAGATGCAGCTGATTCTCGACACTGTGCCAGTAATGAGAGACGAGGACAGACAGGACCTGCTACAGGTGCTTGCTTTCATTCTTGAATACAAAAATATCATAAGCATACAATGACGTTGTCCCATTTGCCTGTCCAGGTGATGCCTTCGTATATTAATCATGGCTGGAAAGTCAAGAAGCCGTTTTCTGTGCTGTTGCCTGAAGTGAATGCAGAAGGTGAGTGGAGTGACCAATAAATGAGTGAGATGCTTATGTATGTTGTGACTTGCTTTTTTGTCACGGATTTCCTCTCAGCTGTGGACTTCCTGGAGCAAATCCTGACCTTCAACCCCATTGACCGTCTGACGGCTGAGGCGGCGCTGTCCCACCCCTTCCTGCGCCAGTACACTTGCCCTGAGGACGAGCCCACCTCGTCACACCCCTTCCGCATTGAGGATGAACTGGAAGAcaatcttgtcatgggacacaGTCTCAGCAACAGTCTGAGCCGGGCCTCCAGCATCCACTGGGACAGGTGACCCCTCCCGACATATTAACCATACAAAAACAAATCTAGAGATCAACTTTTTGTTGCTCTATTCTCAGCTTATCAACAGATGTGTGCTGGCCACAGTTAGGCGGGATCTGTGGATGCATGCCTTCCGGTCACATGACCTCAGATATTGAGAGCACgacagaagaagaggaagtgcaGAGGGACCCGCGAGCCAGCTGCACCTCACTTCTAGAGGAGGCCCAGGTAGGATATGCCTCAACAATTCACATTTGTTGTGTTGAGTAGATTGATCCATAAAATATCAACATGATATTTTACAATTTGAGGTTCATTCAAGACTTTAAATTGTCCAATAAGTGACAGTAGAGTAATTATTGAAATACACCAAATAATTGTATGTCATATTTGGTACCAAAATTCATCTTCAAAATGgcacaattaaataaatacttggCAAAACAACAACTCATTTACTATATTTCCCATTCCTTCAAGGTGGACCCACGTAAATATTCGCACAGCAGCTCCGCCGAACGCTACCTGGAGCACTCCCACTCCTCTCTGGACCGGGTTTGCGGTTTCAGCGATCTGGATTGCGGCCGCTCATGCGACTACAAGGTGGGCTCGCCGTCCTATCTGGACCGGATCGCGTGGCGGGATGGCAAACCTCTGCACTACTCGGAACCCCGCCTCATTCTGGATCTGTCTCACTGGAAGCGCAACACAAGCAGCCCGCCGGAGCCCCTTCATCCGCTCGGTGGAAGCGTGGAGGACGTGAGAGAGATAAAAGTGGAAGACCAGGTTGCAGGAACTGGGACGGGGGATTTATTTCAAGAGATCTCCCGCTGGGTGGAGAGCACCCAATCCCGTCTGGACTCACCCAGTCCGAGTCCATCTCTGGAGCGGGACTCCTGCTACCCCTCCTCCCCACCTCTCCCGCTGTCCCCCACAGTGGAGCCTCATCACGTCACCAATGAGGACAGCCCCTTTCCGCCCATCACCCCTCCATCTCTTtgctccctccatccctccactCCCACCTCTCCTATTCTTCCTCCTGAAACTCTCTCCACTACCACCACCTCCAAATGCTCAGACGTCCAACCCGACGAGTCGCTTCCCGTGAAGCAGAAAGAACGCTTCTTCGACTTGGACGTGTTCATCGCCCGAGCGTTAAAGCTGTGCCGACAAACTAAGGAGAAAGTTGACGGGAAAGGGCGGCGGGAGGA
This portion of the Syngnathus scovelli strain Florida chromosome 3, RoL_Ssco_1.2, whole genome shotgun sequence genome encodes:
- the mapk4 gene encoding mitogen-activated protein kinase 4 isoform X1 is translated as MARQDTSHFLHGFDISAHFVDIRLLGAGGTGPVLSAVDQHTGRRVAIKKLAMRDAVSVKHALREVKITRRLRHENVVRVYEVLAPHGQPPARDPAQLSALYVIQECMETDLAQVLEQGALSTGHATLLFYQLLRGLKFIHSSNVLHRDLKPANIFINTDQLLLKIGDFGLARIVDPHYSHKGYLSEGLVTKWYCSPRLLLSPNNYTKAIDMWAAGCILAEMLTGRMLFAGAHELEQMQLILDTVPVMRDEDRQDLLQVMPSYINHGWKVKKPFSVLLPEVNAEAVDFLEQILTFNPIDRLTAEAALSHPFLRQYTCPEDEPTSSHPFRIEDELEDNLVMGHSLSNSLSRASSIHWDSLSTDVCWPQLGGICGCMPSGHMTSDIESTTEEEEVQRDPRASCTSLLEEAQVDPRKYSHSSSAERYLEHSHSSLDRVCGFSDLDCGRSCDYKVGSPSYLDRIAWRDGKPLHYSEPRLILDLSHWKRNTSSPPEPLHPLGGSVEDVREIKVEDQVAGTGTGDLFQEISRWVESTQSRLDSPSPSPSLERDSCYPSSPPLPLSPTVEPHHVTNEDSPFPPITPPSLCSLHPSTPTSPILPPETLSTTTTSKCSDVQPDESLPVKQKERFFDLDVFIARALKLCRQTKEKVDGKGRREESKQVSIN
- the mapk4 gene encoding mitogen-activated protein kinase 4 isoform X2, whose translation is MARQDTSHFLHGFDISAHFVDIRLLGAGGTGPVLSAVDQHTGRRVAIKKLAMRDAVSVKHALREECMETDLAQVLEQGALSTGHATLLFYQLLRGLKFIHSSNVLHRDLKPANIFINTDQLLLKIGDFGLARIVDPHYSHKGYLSEGLVTKWYCSPRLLLSPNNYTKAIDMWAAGCILAEMLTGRMLFAGAHELEQMQLILDTVPVMRDEDRQDLLQVMPSYINHGWKVKKPFSVLLPEVNAEAVDFLEQILTFNPIDRLTAEAALSHPFLRQYTCPEDEPTSSHPFRIEDELEDNLVMGHSLSNSLSRASSIHWDSLSTDVCWPQLGGICGCMPSGHMTSDIESTTEEEEVQRDPRASCTSLLEEAQVDPRKYSHSSSAERYLEHSHSSLDRVCGFSDLDCGRSCDYKVGSPSYLDRIAWRDGKPLHYSEPRLILDLSHWKRNTSSPPEPLHPLGGSVEDVREIKVEDQVAGTGTGDLFQEISRWVESTQSRLDSPSPSPSLERDSCYPSSPPLPLSPTVEPHHVTNEDSPFPPITPPSLCSLHPSTPTSPILPPETLSTTTTSKCSDVQPDESLPVKQKERFFDLDVFIARALKLCRQTKEKVDGKGRREESKQVSIN